A genomic segment from Thermotoga neapolitana DSM 4359 encodes:
- a CDS encoding ROK family transcriptional regulator, which translates to MHKKLNPRSMKQENKRMILRYLIESGPHSRVEIAKKTGLAQSAIWRIVEELINEGLIEEKGMATGRRRRAVTYGPTRSFVTAIIYNVEVLETLVAVGFLDGTWRIVERFPTPRVFEEFKEKVKESYENILRTHTLNESISKLVFSLPGIVNTEKRLLIHAPNLGWRDVDFQKEFEGLGFDVMVENDSNLSLLAEEFFSQDVKSSSVSFFLYFGEGIGGAISVNGSIVRGKNFAAGEIGHVVLDISSNREVEDFLSISKLIAEVEKKVNLQGEFLEEKFRYLKRLWFSGEERARKIMDNYLRCVAVVLKNVIYFLNPGVIVLGGIVNDLWETFGSFIKKELEKITDREIADVLIRDTIFKEVAPSLVGGNVLVIEEFLKSVG; encoded by the coding sequence TTGCACAAAAAACTCAATCCCAGATCCATGAAACAGGAAAACAAAAGAATGATCTTGAGATACCTGATAGAAAGTGGTCCACACAGTAGAGTTGAGATTGCAAAAAAGACGGGTCTTGCTCAGAGTGCGATCTGGAGAATCGTTGAGGAGTTGATTAACGAAGGTTTAATAGAAGAAAAAGGGATGGCAACGGGCCGAAGAAGACGGGCTGTGACATATGGGCCTACAAGATCGTTTGTCACAGCGATCATATACAACGTGGAAGTTCTTGAAACACTTGTGGCCGTAGGTTTCCTGGATGGAACCTGGAGAATTGTGGAAAGGTTTCCCACTCCAAGGGTATTTGAAGAATTCAAAGAAAAAGTGAAGGAATCTTACGAGAACATCCTCAGAACCCATACACTGAACGAGAGCATCTCAAAGCTGGTGTTTTCGCTTCCAGGAATAGTGAACACTGAAAAGAGACTGTTGATCCATGCACCGAACCTTGGCTGGAGAGATGTTGATTTTCAAAAGGAGTTCGAAGGTTTGGGGTTCGATGTGATGGTAGAAAACGATTCAAATCTTTCCCTTCTTGCTGAGGAGTTCTTCTCTCAGGATGTGAAAAGCTCCAGTGTTTCATTCTTTCTCTATTTTGGTGAAGGTATCGGCGGTGCGATTTCGGTGAATGGAAGTATCGTCAGAGGAAAGAACTTCGCCGCTGGGGAAATAGGGCACGTCGTTCTGGATATCTCCAGTAACAGGGAGGTGGAGGATTTTCTCTCCATATCGAAACTCATCGCCGAGGTGGAAAAAAAGGTAAATCTGCAAGGTGAGTTTCTCGAAGAGAAATTTCGCTACCTCAAAAGGTTGTGGTTTTCTGGAGAAGAACGCGCGAGAAAGATCATGGATAATTACCTTCGCTGTGTGGCAGTTGTTTTGAAGAACGTGATCTACTTTTTGAACCCGGGTGTTATTGTTCTCGGAGGCATAGTGAACGACCTCTGGGAAACGTTTGGCTCTTTCATAAAGAAAGAGCTTGAGAAGATAACAGACAGAGAGATCGCCGACGTTCTCATAAGAGACACGATCTTCAAGGAAGTAGCACCATCTCTTGTTGGCGGAAATGTACTGGTGATAGAGGAATTTTTGAAAAGTGTGGGTTAA
- the queD gene encoding 6-carboxytetrahydropterin synthase QueD, with protein sequence MVLVKKFSFEAAHNLVKYHGKCERLHGHTYRLTVKVEGPLNEEDMVMDFAELKKMVEDRVIKKLDHSYLNELFEQPTTERVAIWIWEQLSGPLRECGVRLVEIELWETETSGVVYRGEKV encoded by the coding sequence ATGGTTCTGGTGAAGAAGTTTTCCTTCGAGGCTGCACACAACCTGGTGAAGTACCACGGAAAGTGCGAAAGATTGCACGGTCACACCTACAGACTCACCGTGAAGGTGGAAGGCCCTCTGAACGAGGAAGACATGGTCATGGACTTTGCAGAACTGAAGAAAATGGTGGAAGATCGGGTGATAAAGAAACTGGACCACAGTTATCTGAACGAGTTGTTCGAGCAGCCGACCACTGAAAGAGTCGCCATCTGGATCTGGGAACAACTCTCAGGTCCCCTCAGAGAGTGTGGTGTTCGCCTTGTGGAGATAGAACTGTGGGAGACCGAAACGAGCGGTGTTGTGTACAGAGGTGAGAAGGTTTGA
- a CDS encoding ABC transporter substrate-binding protein: MRRFVGLFLMVVLLSAVVTASQLEIFSWWTAGGEAEALEALIKVFNKYYPDVEVINATVAGGAGTNAKAVLKTRILGGNPPDSFQVHAGMELIDTYVIPGYMTPITNLLEQWGVMDKFPKGILEMCSYEGEIYSIPVNVHRGNVVFYNKKIAEEIGMNEPPKTWDEFIMYLQKAKEKGYVGLALGDKNKWTALHLFETILLGVLGPNDYNGLWKGEVSFNDPRIRRAFEIMNKLLDYVNEDHAALAWQDATRLVYEGKALANVMGDWAEGYLKSVGWEPGKDFGWFAVPETQNAFMVVSDTFGLPKNAPHKENAVKWLKVVASVEGQDAFNPIKGSIPARLDADRSKYDIYLQWSMEDFATKALTPSIAHGSAAPEGFVTTLNDIINRFVTTRDIDSALEELLMAAEDEGYLVE, encoded by the coding sequence ATGAGACGCTTTGTGGGTTTATTCTTGATGGTAGTTCTTCTCTCAGCCGTTGTAACAGCATCACAACTTGAAATTTTCAGTTGGTGGACGGCTGGTGGGGAAGCCGAGGCATTGGAAGCACTCATAAAGGTTTTCAACAAGTACTATCCGGATGTTGAAGTTATAAACGCAACCGTTGCGGGTGGAGCCGGAACAAATGCCAAAGCAGTATTGAAGACCAGAATACTTGGTGGCAATCCTCCTGATTCCTTCCAGGTCCATGCAGGGATGGAGCTTATCGACACATACGTCATACCAGGATACATGACTCCTATAACAAATCTCCTCGAACAGTGGGGTGTCATGGACAAATTCCCGAAAGGAATACTTGAAATGTGTAGTTACGAAGGAGAAATTTACTCTATTCCGGTCAACGTTCACAGAGGAAATGTCGTATTCTATAACAAAAAAATAGCAGAAGAAATCGGTATGAATGAACCACCAAAAACATGGGATGAGTTCATCATGTACCTCCAGAAAGCAAAAGAAAAAGGATATGTGGGACTTGCACTTGGTGATAAGAACAAATGGACTGCTCTGCATCTGTTTGAGACCATCCTTCTTGGTGTTCTCGGTCCAAACGATTACAATGGTCTGTGGAAAGGTGAAGTTTCTTTCAACGATCCTCGCATAAGAAGAGCCTTTGAAATAATGAACAAACTCCTTGATTATGTGAACGAAGATCATGCAGCTCTTGCATGGCAGGATGCTACGAGACTCGTATACGAAGGAAAGGCCCTCGCAAACGTTATGGGAGACTGGGCAGAAGGTTATTTGAAATCTGTTGGTTGGGAACCAGGAAAAGATTTTGGATGGTTTGCAGTTCCCGAAACTCAAAATGCTTTCATGGTTGTTTCTGACACCTTTGGACTTCCAAAGAACGCACCTCACAAGGAAAACGCTGTGAAATGGCTCAAAGTGGTTGCTTCTGTTGAGGGGCAGGATGCTTTCAACCCCATTAAGGGTTCCATACCGGCGCGGCTGGATGCTGACAGGAGTAAGTACGATATCTACCTCCAGTGGTCCATGGAAGACTTTGCTACAAAAGCACTGACTCCTTCAATAGCCCACGGTTCTGCTGCTCCAGAAGGATTTGTTACTACTCTCAACGACATCATCAACAGATTTGTCACAACAAGAGACATTGACAGTGCTCTCGAAGAACTTCTTATGGCTGCGGAAGATGAAGGATATCTTGTTGAGTGA
- a CDS encoding ABC transporter substrate-binding protein: MKKFLVFLLVLVALSSLMAQVSLPREDTVYIGGAIWGPATTWNLYAPQSTWGTDQFMYLPAFQYDLGRDAWIPVIAERYEFVDDKTLRIYIRPEARWSDGVPITAQDFVYALELTKELGIGPGGGWDTYIEYVKAVDTKVVEFKAKEENLNYFQFLSYSLGAQPMPKHVYERVRAQMNIKDWINDKPEEQVVSGPYKLYYYDPNILVYQRIDDWWGKDIFGLPRPKYLAHVIYKDNPSASLAFERGDIDWNGLFIPSVWELWEKKGLPVGTWYKKEPYFIPDGVGFVYVNNTKPGLNDPAVRKAIAYAIPYNEMLKKAYFGYGSQAHPSMVIDLFEPYKQYIDYDLARKTFGTEDGRIPTNLEMASKILDEAGYKKGPDGVRVGPNGTKLGPYTISVPYGWTDWMMMCEMIAKNLRSIGIDVKTEFPDYSVWADRMTKGTFDLIISWSVGPSFDHPFNIYRFVLDKRLSAPVGEVTWAGDWERYDNDEVLKLLDTAVSTLDPEVRKQAYFKIQQIIYRDMPSIPAFYTAHWYEYSTKYWINWPNEDNPAWFRPSPWHADTWPTLFIISKKSDPQPIPSWLGTVDEGGIEIPTAKIFEDLQKATM; the protein is encoded by the coding sequence ATGAAGAAGTTTCTGGTTTTTCTCCTGGTCCTCGTGGCTTTGTCCAGTTTGATGGCACAGGTTTCTCTGCCTCGTGAAGACACAGTTTACATCGGTGGAGCCATCTGGGGACCTGCCACAACCTGGAATCTCTACGCACCGCAGTCCACATGGGGTACAGATCAGTTCATGTACCTTCCAGCTTTTCAGTACGATCTTGGAAGGGACGCCTGGATTCCTGTCATCGCAGAAAGGTACGAATTTGTGGATGACAAAACACTGAGGATCTACATCAGACCTGAGGCAAGATGGAGCGACGGAGTGCCGATCACGGCGCAAGATTTTGTCTATGCACTGGAGCTGACAAAGGAACTCGGCATAGGACCTGGTGGTGGATGGGACACCTACATTGAGTACGTAAAAGCCGTTGACACCAAAGTAGTCGAGTTCAAAGCAAAAGAAGAAAACCTCAACTACTTCCAGTTCCTCTCCTACTCCCTCGGAGCCCAGCCGATGCCCAAACATGTTTACGAAAGAGTCAGAGCACAGATGAACATAAAAGACTGGATCAACGACAAACCTGAAGAGCAGGTTGTATCCGGTCCGTACAAACTCTACTACTACGATCCCAACATTCTTGTGTATCAGAGAATCGATGACTGGTGGGGCAAGGACATATTCGGACTTCCAAGACCCAAGTACCTGGCCCACGTCATCTACAAGGACAACCCGAGTGCAAGTCTTGCCTTCGAAAGAGGTGACATCGACTGGAACGGACTCTTCATTCCGAGTGTCTGGGAACTGTGGGAGAAGAAAGGCCTTCCGGTTGGAACGTGGTACAAAAAGGAACCTTACTTCATTCCCGACGGTGTGGGATTCGTGTACGTAAACAATACCAAACCGGGTCTGAACGACCCTGCTGTGAGAAAGGCGATCGCTTACGCAATTCCATACAACGAAATGCTCAAGAAAGCATACTTCGGATATGGAAGCCAGGCTCATCCGTCGATGGTGATCGATCTGTTCGAACCGTACAAACAGTACATAGACTACGATCTTGCCAGGAAGACCTTCGGAACGGAAGATGGCAGGATACCGACCAACCTTGAGATGGCAAGCAAGATCCTGGACGAAGCGGGGTACAAAAAAGGCCCGGATGGTGTGAGAGTAGGACCGAATGGAACAAAACTTGGCCCCTACACGATCTCCGTCCCGTACGGCTGGACCGACTGGATGATGATGTGCGAGATGATCGCAAAGAACCTGAGAAGCATCGGAATCGATGTGAAAACAGAGTTCCCGGACTACTCCGTCTGGGCGGACAGGATGACCAAGGGAACGTTTGATCTCATCATATCCTGGAGTGTTGGGCCCAGCTTTGATCATCCGTTCAACATCTACAGGTTTGTGCTCGACAAGAGGCTTTCCGCTCCCGTCGGAGAGGTCACATGGGCTGGAGACTGGGAAAGGTACGACAACGATGAGGTGCTGAAACTTCTTGACACAGCAGTTTCTACACTCGATCCTGAGGTGAGAAAACAGGCTTACTTCAAGATCCAGCAGATCATCTACAGAGACATGCCGAGCATACCAGCGTTCTACACAGCTCACTGGTATGAATACTCAACGAAGTACTGGATCAACTGGCCAAACGAGGACAACCCAGCATGGTTCAGGCCATCTCCGTGGCACGCAGACACCTGGCCGACTCTGTTCATAATCTCCAAGAAGAGCGATCCACAGCCTATTCCATCCTGGCTCGGAACGGTCGATGAAGGAGGAATAGAAATACCCACAGCAAAGATCTTCGAAGACCTTCAGAAAGCTACCATGTGA
- a CDS encoding prolyl oligopeptidase family serine peptidase encodes MKVSLITKVFPEGEKVCAAVIEYPVEIDGWKLSTDQFSVKVKTGDTYSSRTITKVYANNSGDISFSIFSNRGKFVILELSPKDPNAGTLVSIPETFLNTRVKLNYIVSQLVPVVDVNGNTVEPFTAEQTGEKHLIIDDFLSFTFKDPETGIEIPYRLFVPEGTTDRKYPLVVFLHGAGERGTDNYLQLAGNRGAIVWAQPRYQVTHPCFVLAPQCPPNSSWSTLFTDRANPFNPEKPLLAVIKIIRKLLDEYNIDEDRIYITGLSMGGYGTWSAIMNFPDLFAAAIPICGGGDVSKVERIKDIPVWVFHAEDDPIVPVENSRTLVKKLSEIGGKVRYTEYEKGFMESHNWDPHWSWAPTYENQQVIEWLFEQSR; translated from the coding sequence ATGAAGGTTTCTCTCATCACCAAAGTTTTCCCGGAAGGTGAAAAAGTCTGTGCAGCTGTAATCGAGTATCCCGTTGAAATCGATGGGTGGAAACTCTCAACGGATCAGTTCTCGGTGAAGGTAAAAACGGGTGACACGTACTCTTCAAGAACGATCACGAAGGTGTACGCAAACAACAGCGGTGATATCTCCTTCAGCATTTTCAGCAATCGTGGAAAATTTGTGATTCTGGAACTCTCACCCAAGGATCCAAATGCAGGTACTCTGGTGTCCATTCCAGAAACATTCCTCAACACCCGTGTGAAACTGAACTACATCGTTTCACAGCTTGTTCCCGTTGTGGATGTGAATGGAAACACTGTGGAACCATTTACAGCAGAGCAGACAGGCGAAAAACACCTCATCATCGATGACTTTCTCTCTTTCACCTTTAAAGATCCAGAAACGGGGATAGAAATCCCTTACAGACTCTTCGTTCCAGAGGGAACAACAGACAGGAAATACCCGCTTGTGGTTTTCTTGCACGGAGCAGGTGAGAGAGGAACGGATAACTACCTGCAACTCGCCGGAAATCGTGGTGCCATCGTCTGGGCACAGCCAAGGTACCAGGTAACACATCCGTGTTTTGTCCTTGCTCCGCAGTGTCCTCCAAACAGCAGCTGGTCCACCCTGTTCACCGACAGGGCAAATCCTTTCAATCCAGAGAAACCTCTTCTTGCTGTCATAAAGATCATCAGGAAACTCCTCGATGAATACAACATAGACGAGGATCGAATCTACATCACGGGCCTTTCTATGGGAGGATACGGCACCTGGAGCGCTATTATGAATTTTCCTGATCTCTTTGCAGCCGCAATACCGATATGCGGGGGAGGAGATGTCAGTAAGGTTGAGAGGATAAAAGATATTCCCGTCTGGGTGTTCCATGCGGAAGACGATCCGATTGTTCCGGTGGAAAATTCACGCACACTGGTGAAAAAACTTTCAGAGATAGGTGGAAAAGTCAGGTACACCGAGTACGAAAAAGGATTCATGGAATCTCACAACTGGGATCCTCACTGGTCGTGGGCACCAACTTATGAAAACCAGCAAGTTATAGAGTGGTTGTTTGAACAAAGTAGATAG
- a CDS encoding HD domain-containing protein gives MIRVLFNLLKTIPPLGKHTFQVAFLAFQIAEKLNLDTSTALLSGLLHDLGLILPYDGEKTILDDMDNAFIIIKDTPGKPLHLHSILGSFITDYVERLKFLSPIVLKHHFPAFHLDPSRNEDMYANVVFISDQVSRYVMINHDTEPKEILVPLEEMKSFFFPEVFEACREILLKEFTQWQLEHILTESTIDFLQEYVTNCPECTAEDVTQFGKIVSFIIDAKSEFTSEHTWRVANIAKEMGKASGKDAESLFRAGLYHDIGKISVNYRILGKTSKAR, from the coding sequence ATGATAAGGGTTCTTTTCAATTTACTCAAGACCATACCACCCCTGGGAAAACATACTTTTCAGGTCGCTTTTCTTGCCTTTCAAATCGCCGAAAAACTGAATCTGGACACCTCAACTGCCCTCCTCTCAGGCTTGCTTCACGATCTTGGTTTGATCCTCCCATACGATGGTGAAAAGACCATCCTGGACGACATGGACAACGCTTTCATCATCATAAAGGACACCCCTGGAAAACCTCTGCACCTTCACTCCATACTGGGCAGTTTCATAACGGACTATGTGGAAAGACTCAAGTTTCTGTCTCCTATCGTTTTGAAGCACCACTTTCCTGCGTTTCATCTGGACCCATCCAGGAACGAGGACATGTACGCAAACGTGGTGTTCATATCGGATCAGGTCTCAAGATACGTGATGATCAACCATGATACCGAACCAAAAGAGATACTGGTTCCTCTTGAAGAAATGAAGAGTTTTTTCTTCCCGGAAGTCTTCGAAGCATGCCGGGAAATCCTTCTGAAAGAGTTCACCCAGTGGCAACTTGAACACATCCTCACCGAATCCACAATTGATTTCCTTCAAGAATACGTGACGAACTGTCCGGAATGCACAGCGGAAGATGTTACTCAGTTTGGAAAGATCGTTTCTTTCATAATAGACGCCAAGAGCGAGTTCACCAGTGAGCACACCTGGAGGGTTGCAAACATCGCAAAGGAAATGGGAAAAGCATCTGGAAAGGATGCTGAAAGCCTCTTCAGAGCGGGACTGTACCATGACATAGGAAAAATCAGTGTGAACTACAGGATACTGGGAAAAACCAGCAAAGCTAGATGA
- a CDS encoding HD-GYP domain-containing protein, with translation MRKHVYFSYLILLPMNKEEWFLPAVRHHERIDGSGYPFKLKGEEMSPEDKILQVADVFSALMEKRPYRPKMDVEKAMNIIRDEVKEGKLDKEAFEILGSTVRELNFEELEVGKELRQEMKSFLDRVVERFGDYVL, from the coding sequence ATGAGAAAACACGTGTACTTTTCTTATCTCATACTTCTTCCGATGAACAAGGAAGAATGGTTTCTGCCTGCTGTAAGGCACCACGAAAGGATCGACGGTTCTGGATATCCCTTCAAGTTGAAAGGAGAGGAAATGAGCCCTGAAGATAAAATCTTGCAGGTGGCAGACGTGTTCAGCGCTCTCATGGAAAAGCGACCCTATCGTCCTAAGATGGATGTGGAGAAAGCCATGAATATCATCAGAGACGAGGTAAAGGAGGGAAAACTGGACAAGGAGGCCTTCGAAATACTCGGATCAACAGTGAGGGAGTTGAATTTTGAAGAATTGGAAGTGGGAAAAGAGTTGAGGCAAGAAATGAAGTCCTTTCTGGACAGAGTCGTCGAAAGGTTTGGAGATTATGTCCTCTAG
- a CDS encoding carbohydrate ABC transporter permease, translated as MKRRVDIIITYILLVLFAIFFLTPIYVLLATSLKNFEEVSISTMWKLPTRISFDGFIEAFQKLKMNLKNSFLLVIPATLISSFLGSINGYVFSKVRFKWANLIFAIILFGMFIPYQSILFPLIRFLQSIKLYGTIPGLVLTHVIYGIPITTLIFRNYYMEVPDELVEAAHIDGAGFFKTYWRILLPISIPAFVVVVIWQFTNIWNEFLFAVTITNDPTKQPVTVALVNLAGSQVVQWNVQMAGAILTALPTLMVYIFLGKYFIRGLLAGSVKG; from the coding sequence ATGAAGAGGAGAGTTGATATAATAATCACTTACATCCTGCTCGTTTTATTTGCAATATTCTTTTTGACACCTATCTATGTCTTGCTCGCGACTTCTCTGAAAAATTTCGAAGAGGTTTCCATTTCAACAATGTGGAAACTTCCAACCAGGATTTCTTTTGATGGTTTCATCGAAGCCTTCCAAAAACTCAAGATGAACTTGAAGAACAGCTTTTTGTTGGTGATACCAGCCACTTTGATTTCTTCTTTTTTAGGATCTATCAATGGATATGTTTTTTCTAAGGTCAGATTCAAATGGGCAAACCTCATTTTTGCCATCATTCTTTTTGGAATGTTCATACCATATCAGAGTATTCTTTTTCCATTGATAAGGTTTCTTCAGAGTATAAAACTCTATGGAACTATTCCTGGGCTTGTTCTCACACACGTTATATACGGTATCCCCATCACCACTTTGATCTTCAGAAATTACTACATGGAAGTTCCCGATGAACTTGTTGAGGCAGCACATATAGACGGTGCAGGCTTTTTCAAAACGTACTGGCGGATATTGTTGCCAATTTCTATTCCTGCTTTTGTGGTTGTTGTTATCTGGCAATTTACAAACATATGGAATGAGTTTCTCTTCGCAGTGACCATAACAAACGATCCTACAAAGCAGCCGGTTACCGTGGCTTTGGTTAATCTGGCTGGAAGCCAGGTAGTCCAGTGGAACGTTCAAATGGCAGGGGCTATCCTGACAGCTTTACCAACTCTCATGGTCTACATTTTCCTCGGTAAATACTTCATAAGAGGACTACTTGCCGGTTCAGTTAAGGGATGA
- a CDS encoding carbohydrate ABC transporter permease: MRKKTKILGILILVPSIVAIAIFVYGFISWTFKVSTSDWNSFSKLARGVYRFVGFRNYERLFMDKRFITDLWNLLFFTVMFMFGSIALGLILALLVDRGVKGSRIFQTIFLYPMAVAFVVTGTVWGWIFNPGIIPDSPAGINLLLKSIGLENLMWKWYISTEHIGPFNLALIPVAIAAIWQMSGYVMALYLAGLRGIPQSIIEAAKVDGASSWKMFWKVKIPMLKPITLSAMIILGHISLKVFDLVYAMTGSGPNNVTDMPSIYMFELTFRSNRYALGSAISILMLLAVAVVIIPYLVSAFRKE; encoded by the coding sequence TTGAGAAAGAAGACGAAAATACTGGGAATTTTGATACTTGTTCCTTCTATTGTAGCAATAGCAATTTTTGTGTATGGTTTTATTTCCTGGACTTTCAAGGTGTCTACTTCCGATTGGAACAGTTTCTCCAAATTGGCACGTGGGGTGTACAGGTTCGTCGGATTCAGAAATTATGAAAGGCTTTTCATGGATAAAAGATTTATTACAGATCTTTGGAATCTTCTCTTTTTTACCGTCATGTTCATGTTTGGAAGTATCGCTCTTGGTTTGATATTGGCACTCCTGGTTGACAGAGGAGTAAAAGGATCCAGAATTTTTCAAACCATATTTCTCTATCCTATGGCTGTGGCTTTTGTCGTAACTGGAACAGTTTGGGGATGGATCTTCAACCCTGGAATAATACCCGATAGTCCTGCTGGCATAAATCTCCTTCTGAAAAGTATAGGTTTAGAAAATCTCATGTGGAAGTGGTACATTTCAACAGAACATATAGGACCTTTCAACCTGGCTTTGATACCTGTGGCCATAGCTGCTATCTGGCAGATGTCAGGATACGTTATGGCACTTTATCTGGCGGGACTTAGAGGAATTCCCCAATCCATAATCGAGGCAGCAAAAGTGGATGGTGCTTCCTCCTGGAAAATGTTCTGGAAAGTGAAGATTCCTATGCTCAAACCCATAACTTTGAGTGCAATGATAATCCTTGGACATATATCTTTAAAGGTCTTTGACCTTGTATACGCCATGACCGGGAGTGGCCCAAACAACGTTACTGATATGCCTTCAATATACATGTTCGAATTAACTTTCAGATCGAATCGATACGCTTTAGGATCGGCCATTTCCATTCTTATGTTGCTTGCTGTTGCGGTTGTCATCATTCCGTATCTAGTTTCGGCTTTTAGAAAGGAGTGA
- a CDS encoding NTPase produces MKILITGRPGVGKTTLIKKISSLLQNAGGFYTEEMREKGKRVGFKIVTLDGREGILAKVGFPSQHRVGKYGVNLKDLEELGVDSVERALEEKSVVIIDEIGKMELLSERFKRVVEKAFNSEKDLIATIKKSSDPFVEKIKNKKDVIIFELNERNRDLLLKRILDMLKSNRGVGE; encoded by the coding sequence ATGAAAATCCTGATCACCGGAAGGCCGGGTGTTGGAAAGACCACACTCATCAAAAAGATCTCAAGCCTCCTGCAGAATGCAGGAGGCTTCTACACTGAAGAAATGAGAGAGAAGGGAAAGAGGGTTGGTTTCAAAATAGTCACCCTTGATGGAAGAGAGGGAATCCTCGCGAAGGTGGGATTTCCCTCTCAGCACCGGGTGGGAAAGTACGGAGTGAACCTGAAAGATCTGGAAGAACTGGGAGTCGATTCGGTGGAAAGAGCACTTGAAGAAAAGAGTGTTGTGATCATAGACGAGATAGGTAAAATGGAACTTCTCTCCGAAAGATTCAAAAGGGTTGTTGAGAAGGCCTTCAACAGCGAAAAAGATCTCATTGCAACGATCAAAAAATCAAGTGACCCGTTCGTGGAGAAGATCAAAAACAAAAAAGATGTTATCATCTTTGAGTTGAACGAAAGAAACAGAGACCTTCTCCTGAAGAGGATACTGGACATGTTAAAATCTAACCGAGGTGTCGGAGAATGA
- a CDS encoding DUF362 domain-containing protein: protein MPAKVYFTDMTTNPNMNMLQKLELLLKKVELEKIIEKGKFVAVKLHFGEYGNLAFIRPQYVKVIVDQIRNLGGKPFLTDANTLYTGHRSNAVDHLINAYLNGFTYEVTGAPVIIADGLRGSDEVKVRIDGKYVKEAKIGAAIALADVIVAVTHFKGHEATGFGGTIKNVGMGSASRAGKMEQHSDSKPYVVEEKCVACGTCAKFCPVGAITVTKVARIDYDKCIGCGQCIAMCSYGAMSPKWDSSTDSLSKKMAEYAKAVLKDKKAVFISFIMNVSPDCDCWNMNKPPVAPDIGIAVSTDPVALDQACIDLVLQKTGKDPFLEVHPNVTWKTQLEYAEEIGLGTREYELVKVACNLK, encoded by the coding sequence ATGCCGGCAAAGGTGTACTTCACCGACATGACGACAAACCCGAACATGAACATGCTTCAGAAACTGGAACTTCTCCTGAAGAAGGTGGAACTCGAGAAGATCATCGAAAAGGGAAAGTTCGTGGCTGTGAAACTCCATTTTGGTGAGTACGGGAACCTTGCCTTCATCAGACCTCAGTACGTGAAGGTGATCGTTGACCAGATAAGAAATCTCGGTGGAAAACCCTTTCTCACCGATGCGAACACACTTTACACAGGTCACAGATCGAACGCCGTCGATCATCTGATAAACGCATATTTGAACGGTTTCACTTACGAAGTGACGGGAGCTCCTGTGATCATAGCCGATGGCCTGAGGGGAAGCGATGAGGTGAAGGTTCGAATCGATGGAAAATACGTGAAAGAAGCGAAGATAGGTGCTGCAATCGCTCTGGCTGATGTCATCGTTGCGGTGACACACTTCAAAGGACACGAGGCAACCGGATTTGGAGGCACGATAAAGAACGTCGGAATGGGAAGTGCCTCAAGGGCAGGAAAGATGGAACAACACTCCGATTCGAAACCGTACGTTGTGGAAGAAAAGTGCGTTGCCTGTGGAACATGTGCGAAATTCTGTCCGGTCGGAGCCATCACAGTTACGAAAGTTGCAAGGATAGACTACGACAAATGTATCGGATGTGGACAATGCATTGCGATGTGTTCTTACGGTGCGATGTCACCGAAGTGGGACAGTTCAACGGACTCTCTCAGCAAGAAGATGGCCGAATACGCAAAAGCCGTTCTGAAAGACAAAAAAGCGGTTTTCATTTCCTTCATCATGAACGTCTCTCCGGACTGTGACTGCTGGAACATGAACAAACCTCCTGTGGCACCAGACATCGGGATTGCCGTGAGTACCGATCCAGTTGCCCTGGATCAAGCGTGCATCGATCTTGTGCTTCAGAAAACTGGAAAGGATCCCTTCCTTGAGGTTCATCCAAACGTCACCTGGAAAACCCAGCTTGAATACGCAGAAGAGATAGGTCTTGGGACAAGAGAATACGAACTGGTGAAGGTGGCTTGTAATTTGAAATAA